In Chryseobacterium oranimense, a single window of DNA contains:
- a CDS encoding SusC/RagA family TonB-linked outer membrane protein → MISKNLINSKIWIPPVAVFFLGIVSVQAQTQTKKDTVNEKEIDEVVVIAYGKAKRTSYTGSVATISSDKINNRPVTNITKALEGQVPGIQAVSASGQPGSTASVRIRGVGSISASSDPLYVVDGIPFDGNINSISPNDIESISVLKDATASSLYGSRGANGIIIITTKSGKKGESRINFNISQGFSSRAVKDYKQVSTDQYFQLYWEALRNGYKSGQITSQQAAQMASDNLTTALGINPYGAGFPNPVGTDGKLVPGTKALWNDDWRDILQRTASRSQVDFDISGGSEKSNYFFSLGYLDDKGIAIESGFQKFSTRLKINSEVKKWLNAGANLSYTNSIQNAPPSSDSRTDNIINAARVIPSFYPYYERNADGSYVLDAEGNRIYDFGKYRPTSALQNQNAAATLPLDKNENKEDNFSGKGFLEFIFLPELKFKTSFSVDLVNYNGHYYSNPLLGEGSEIGGSVTKSNSRTLSYTTSNILTFDKKFGKHHLNVLGGQEFYKYDYQTISGSRSQFSLPYYYEPDAAALLGSFSGNSDKFSLLSFLGRAEYDFNNTYFLSVSGRADGSSRFFADNRWGKFWSVGASWKASNEDFIKDLNIFNQLTLRASYGGQGNDKLRRPNGSSLYYAYQELYKFYNNLGEPGTVLEKVQTNDVKWETNLNLNIGLEFAVLNNRVKGNIEYFKRKSQDLLFNMPVAPSLGISDFPFNVGTIQNTGFEFSLFTTPVKNDNFQWNVDVNLSTLTNKITKLPKGSVITGTKRLEVGGSIYDFFIPEWMGVDPSNGKPLWRYIYQDANGNTVDGTTSEYAKATKTVQGSALPKVMGGITTSIAYKNFDLSGLLTFSIGGKILDTDYTSLMSNGSAGGRAWSAEMLNRWTPENPNTDVPALSTTTNNWTSTSSRFLYSGTYARLKNVSLGYTLPSDYFEKLGLKKFRIYVQAENLLTFYKHKGMDPEQALDGTTYYRYPAMRTITFGLQATL, encoded by the coding sequence ATGATTAGTAAAAATTTAATTAATTCTAAAATTTGGATTCCACCCGTTGCTGTATTTTTCTTAGGAATAGTGAGCGTACAGGCACAGACCCAAACTAAGAAAGATACGGTCAACGAAAAGGAAATTGATGAGGTAGTTGTTATTGCTTATGGTAAGGCAAAAAGAACAAGTTACACCGGTTCAGTAGCTACCATATCCAGTGATAAAATCAATAACAGACCGGTGACCAATATTACGAAAGCTCTGGAAGGGCAAGTTCCGGGAATTCAGGCAGTAAGCGCCTCCGGACAGCCGGGTTCTACCGCTTCTGTGAGAATAAGAGGAGTTGGTTCCATAAGTGCTTCAAGTGATCCATTGTATGTAGTAGACGGAATTCCTTTTGACGGGAACATCAATTCTATCAGCCCCAATGACATAGAATCCATCAGTGTTTTGAAAGATGCAACGGCAAGTTCATTATATGGTTCAAGGGGAGCGAATGGGATCATTATCATCACAACAAAATCCGGAAAGAAAGGAGAATCAAGGATCAATTTTAATATCAGTCAGGGATTTTCGAGCAGAGCTGTAAAGGATTATAAGCAGGTGAGCACGGATCAATATTTCCAGTTGTATTGGGAAGCATTGAGAAACGGATATAAGTCGGGGCAGATCACCTCACAGCAGGCAGCACAGATGGCGAGTGATAACCTGACAACTGCTTTGGGAATCAATCCTTACGGAGCCGGTTTTCCCAACCCGGTAGGGACAGACGGAAAGCTTGTTCCCGGAACAAAAGCTTTGTGGAATGATGACTGGAGGGACATTCTTCAGAGAACAGCTTCCAGAAGTCAGGTAGATTTTGATATCAGCGGAGGCAGCGAGAAAAGCAATTACTTCTTTTCATTAGGATATCTTGATGATAAAGGAATTGCTATAGAATCCGGATTTCAAAAATTTTCCACCAGGTTAAAAATCAATTCCGAAGTAAAGAAATGGCTGAATGCAGGAGCTAATTTAAGCTATACCAACAGCATCCAGAATGCGCCGCCGTCCTCGGACTCGAGAACTGACAATATCATCAATGCAGCCAGGGTTATTCCGTCTTTCTATCCGTATTATGAAAGAAATGCAGATGGAAGTTATGTGCTGGATGCAGAAGGAAACCGCATTTACGATTTCGGAAAATACAGACCTACCAGTGCATTGCAGAACCAGAATGCAGCAGCAACATTACCTTTGGACAAGAACGAAAATAAGGAGGACAACTTCTCCGGGAAAGGTTTTTTAGAGTTTATTTTCCTTCCGGAACTGAAATTTAAAACCAGCTTTTCAGTTGATTTGGTGAATTATAACGGTCATTACTATTCTAATCCGCTTCTCGGAGAGGGAAGTGAAATTGGAGGTTCTGTAACGAAATCCAACAGTAGAACATTATCTTATACAACCAGTAATATTCTGACTTTCGACAAAAAGTTCGGAAAACATCACCTTAATGTCTTGGGAGGGCAGGAATTCTACAAATATGATTATCAGACGATATCCGGTTCCAGAAGCCAGTTTTCTCTTCCTTATTATTACGAGCCTGATGCAGCAGCTTTATTGGGAAGCTTTAGTGGTAACAGCGACAAATTCTCTTTGTTGAGTTTCCTGGGAAGAGCGGAATATGATTTTAACAATACTTACTTTTTATCAGTATCCGGAAGGGCAGACGGCTCTTCAAGATTCTTTGCTGATAACAGATGGGGGAAATTCTGGTCAGTAGGAGCTTCATGGAAAGCTTCAAATGAAGACTTTATCAAGGATTTAAATATATTCAACCAGTTGACACTTCGTGCCAGTTATGGTGGGCAGGGGAATGATAAGCTGCGAAGACCTAACGGATCTTCACTTTACTATGCTTATCAGGAATTGTATAAATTTTATAATAATCTTGGTGAGCCGGGAACTGTTCTGGAAAAAGTACAGACCAATGATGTGAAATGGGAAACCAATCTTAATCTAAACATAGGTCTTGAATTTGCGGTTCTTAATAACAGAGTGAAAGGGAATATAGAATATTTTAAACGTAAGAGCCAGGATCTTTTGTTTAATATGCCGGTTGCCCCATCTCTGGGAATCAGTGATTTTCCTTTTAATGTAGGAACAATACAGAATACAGGTTTTGAATTTTCACTCTTCACAACACCGGTTAAAAATGATAATTTCCAATGGAATGTGGATGTCAACCTGAGCACTCTGACCAATAAAATAACAAAACTGCCTAAAGGATCTGTCATCACAGGAACAAAACGTCTTGAAGTAGGCGGTTCTATTTATGATTTCTTTATTCCTGAATGGATGGGAGTAGATCCTTCCAACGGAAAACCTCTCTGGAGATACATTTACCAGGATGCAAACGGAAATACAGTGGATGGAACCACTTCCGAATATGCAAAAGCAACCAAAACAGTACAGGGATCGGCGTTGCCTAAAGTAATGGGAGGAATTACCACGAGCATTGCTTATAAAAACTTTGATCTTTCAGGATTGCTGACCTTCAGTATCGGTGGGAAAATCCTTGATACGGATTATACATCATTAATGTCGAACGGAAGCGCCGGCGGACGTGCATGGAGTGCAGAAATGCTGAACAGATGGACTCCGGAAAACCCCAATACCGATGTTCCTGCGTTAAGTACAACAACGAATAACTGGACTTCCACCTCCTCAAGATTTTTATATTCCGGAACCTATGCCAGACTTAAAAATGTGAGCCTGGGCTATACACTTCCTTCCGATTATTTTGAAAAGTTGGGACTGAAAAAATTCAGAATTTATGTTCAGGCAGAAAACCTTCTGACTTTCTACAAGCATAAAGGAATGGATCCGGAACAGGCACTGGATGGAACAACCTATTACAGATATCCTGCTATGAGAACGATAACTTTCGGTCTTCAGGCAACTCTTTAA
- a CDS encoding helix-turn-helix domain-containing protein, translated as MEKLAPDYKKIYTDIIFKKCPEKYKLCDFILQKKALSVLDVIKLNQLIFSFEGQEIAQFNQKHRSYDEASILEILEFQRKNGYNNTELADKFKLSRNSVAKWKKMFNRTSQSN; from the coding sequence ATGGAGAAATTAGCCCCGGATTATAAAAAAATTTACACTGACATTATTTTCAAAAAATGTCCTGAGAAATATAAGCTTTGTGATTTTATTTTACAAAAAAAAGCTTTGTCCGTATTAGATGTTATTAAATTGAATCAGCTGATTTTTAGTTTTGAAGGTCAGGAAATAGCTCAATTTAATCAAAAACATAGATCATACGATGAAGCTTCGATTTTGGAAATTTTAGAATTTCAGAGAAAAAATGGGTATAATAATACAGAATTAGCTGATAAATTTAAGCTAAGCAGGAATTCTGTTGCAAAATGGAAGAAAATGTTTAATAGAACATCACAAAGTAACTGA
- a CDS encoding transposase — translation MKFDFKNIHIGECVRTKAEELGISMVRISNFHKTTEEGIYEMYRQKSLDTEVLLKWCKLLEYDFFRIYAQHLILFAPESQSQNNLLKTKTSSLPQFRKNIYTKQVVDFVLELINTGQKTRIQVIEEYRIPKTTLYKWLKKYNDME, via the coding sequence ATGAAATTTGATTTTAAAAATATTCATATTGGTGAGTGTGTAAGAACAAAAGCTGAAGAGTTAGGAATTTCAATGGTTCGTATCAGTAATTTTCACAAAACCACAGAAGAAGGAATATATGAAATGTATAGGCAAAAAAGCCTGGACACAGAGGTTCTTCTTAAATGGTGTAAACTTCTGGAATATGATTTTTTTAGAATTTATGCCCAGCACCTTATTTTATTTGCCCCTGAAAGTCAATCACAGAATAATTTATTGAAAACCAAAACATCTTCTCTTCCACAGTTTAGAAAAAATATATACACAAAGCAGGTGGTTGATTTTGTTTTGGAACTTATCAATACAGGCCAAAAAACAAGAATTCAGGTAATTGAAGAGTACAGGATTCCCAAAACTACCCTTTATAAATGGTTGAAGAAATACAACGATATGGAATGA
- a CDS encoding sterol desaturase family protein, which translates to MAADIRREIINSVAASFIMSVLIFIILDTKLTKFTKFYTNIDDYSIWWLPLSVLLGAFIHDSYFYWLHRLLHHKRIFKHSHVIHHQSNNPSPFASYSFNFIEAIGEGLIIPVLLFIVPFHLISLYCFIVLGFIINAYGHLGYELAPKWFRTSFLFHVLNTSVYHNLHHSKFHGNFGLYFRFWDKIMGTENPDYTKVYDKIQNERFNNK; encoded by the coding sequence TTGGCAGCTGATATTAGGCGGGAAATAATAAATTCTGTAGCAGCATCTTTTATTATGTCTGTTTTAATTTTTATAATATTAGATACCAAACTAACTAAATTTACCAAATTCTATACAAATATTGATGATTATTCCATTTGGTGGTTGCCTTTAAGTGTATTATTGGGTGCTTTTATTCATGACAGTTATTTTTATTGGCTGCACCGACTTCTACATCATAAAAGAATATTTAAGCATTCACATGTTATTCACCATCAGTCCAATAACCCAAGCCCGTTTGCTTCCTATTCTTTTAATTTTATAGAGGCAATTGGAGAGGGGCTTATTATTCCTGTTCTATTGTTCATTGTTCCTTTTCATTTGATCAGCCTTTACTGCTTCATTGTTTTAGGGTTTATAATTAATGCTTATGGACATTTAGGATATGAGCTTGCTCCAAAATGGTTTAGAACATCTTTTTTATTTCATGTACTTAATACATCTGTTTATCACAATTTGCATCATAGTAAATTTCATGGAAATTTTGGGTTGTATTTCAGGTTTTGGGATAAAATAATGGGAACCGAAAATCCCGATTATACCAAAGTATATGATAAAATACAGAATGAAAGATTTAACAATAAATAA
- a CDS encoding helix-turn-helix domain-containing protein has product MSKKNEHIEKLKHELMDRYIILMIIILGIYAVIFTFYIDDKVMPWYLTGGLLFLGYSYSIMRRRFSTGLLVHLYLILAPLYNFYIMLAFWDNSVASFCWLLPVPLGAYIFFTKKEVLLYTFYIILIILIGYFLANNVAFNFPKHTQKEIIFTDTILIISNILVVTLLINYNDKIKKVEILSQLPQSQKTEREKITITKPTPEDLEADNENMENLFDKIEESMTRNMLFKDVNFNLSSLSVAMNVNSTYISKAIRYKGYPNFNNYLNVYRINYVKKLFTEIDFQKTTLMYVYTEAGFSNQSTFNRVFKQIEGITPSEYVQKNPQPEIDV; this is encoded by the coding sequence ATGAGCAAAAAAAATGAACATATAGAAAAGCTAAAACATGAACTGATGGACAGATATATTATTCTTATGATTATTATCTTAGGAATTTATGCTGTAATCTTTACGTTTTATATTGATGATAAAGTAATGCCTTGGTATTTAACCGGAGGATTGCTTTTTTTAGGATACAGTTATTCAATCATGCGGAGAAGATTTTCTACAGGTCTTCTTGTTCATTTGTATTTAATTCTCGCTCCTCTGTATAATTTTTACATCATGCTTGCTTTTTGGGATAATTCAGTCGCAAGTTTTTGTTGGTTGCTGCCAGTACCATTGGGAGCCTATATCTTTTTCACGAAAAAAGAAGTGTTACTCTATACTTTTTATATTATTCTTATTATCTTAATCGGTTATTTTTTAGCAAACAACGTGGCTTTTAACTTTCCAAAACACACCCAAAAAGAAATTATATTCACAGATACGATTTTAATTATTTCAAATATTCTGGTAGTTACGTTATTAATTAATTATAATGATAAAATCAAAAAGGTTGAAATTTTGTCGCAGCTTCCCCAATCTCAAAAAACAGAAAGAGAGAAAATAACCATCACAAAACCCACTCCGGAAGATCTTGAGGCGGACAATGAAAACATGGAAAATCTTTTCGATAAAATTGAGGAATCCATGACGAGAAATATGCTTTTTAAAGATGTAAATTTCAATCTATCTTCTTTAAGTGTAGCAATGAACGTTAACAGCACTTATATATCCAAAGCTATACGTTATAAAGGATATCCTAATTTCAACAACTATCTGAATGTTTATAGAATTAACTATGTAAAAAAACTGTTTACAGAGATTGATTTTCAAAAAACAACTTTAATGTATGTGTATACAGAAGCCGGTTTTTCGAATCAGTCTACCTTTAACAGAGTTTTTAAACAGATAGAGGGAATTACTCCGTCAGAATACGTTCAGAAAAACCCACAGCCGGAGATTGATGTATAG
- a CDS encoding type II 3-dehydroquinate dehydratase — protein MKILILNGPNLNLLGTREPEIYGNVSMEQCLEKLKTEFSSHELNYYQSNIEGEMINRLQEDDFDALVINPGAYTHYSYAISDCLKNIRKPKIEVHISNIYKREEFRQKSVTAANTDAVLSGFGMDGYRLAILSLK, from the coding sequence ATGAAAATCTTGATCCTTAACGGCCCTAACCTCAATTTACTGGGAACCCGCGAGCCTGAAATCTACGGAAATGTTTCCATGGAGCAGTGCCTGGAAAAATTAAAAACTGAGTTTTCTTCTCATGAATTGAATTATTATCAGTCAAACATTGAAGGAGAGATGATCAACAGGCTGCAGGAAGATGATTTTGATGCTTTGGTCATTAACCCCGGAGCGTATACTCATTATTCGTATGCTATTTCGGATTGCCTGAAAAATATCAGAAAACCGAAAATCGAGGTTCACATCAGTAATATTTACAAAAGGGAAGAATTCCGTCAGAAATCTGTAACAGCAGCCAATACAGATGCGGTATTATCCGGTTTTGGAATGGATGGATACAGACTGGCGATTTTAAGTTTGAAATAA
- the pckA gene encoding phosphoenolpyruvate carboxykinase (ATP) yields the protein MKHAKIIQDLEKLGIKGNYEVVYNPSYEELYQAEIAPENQGFEKAELTESGAVSVKTGVFTGRSPKDRYIVQDDVTRDTIFWDGKVNLPTTAENFDSCKGLVLNQLSEAKKIYVVDAFCGTNTDTRLKVRFIVEVAWQAHFVTNMFIRPSHYELENFGEPDFTVINGSKTTNPNWEAQGLNSENFIMFNLTEKLQIIGGTWYGGEMKKGMFAMMNYYLPLKGMASMHCSANVGEDGDVALFFGLSGTGKTTLSADPKRFLIGDDEHGWDNNGVFNYEGGCYAKVIDLSEEKEPDIFRAIKRDALLENVVVHNGIADYKDGSITENTRVSYPIYHINKIVLPSKAGHAKKIVYLSADAFGVLPPVSILDENQAQYHFLCGYTSKLAGTERGITEPEPSFSPAFGEAFLTLHPTMYSKTLIGKMKEHGAKAYLVNTGWNGTGKRISLKDTRAIIDAIIDGSIENAPKTQVPIMNLEIPTQLPNVSEGILDPRETYSSAAEWEEKARDLAARYIKNFEQYCDTEEGKKLIASGPQLQQQTT from the coding sequence ATGAAACACGCTAAAATCATCCAGGATTTAGAAAAATTAGGGATTAAAGGAAATTATGAAGTCGTCTATAACCCATCTTATGAAGAGTTATATCAGGCTGAAATAGCTCCTGAAAATCAAGGCTTTGAGAAAGCTGAGCTTACGGAATCCGGTGCAGTATCAGTAAAAACCGGAGTTTTCACAGGTCGTTCACCTAAAGACAGATATATAGTTCAGGATGATGTTACGAGAGACACAATTTTCTGGGATGGGAAAGTAAACCTTCCTACAACAGCGGAAAATTTTGATTCTTGTAAAGGATTAGTGCTGAACCAGCTTTCTGAAGCTAAGAAAATTTATGTGGTTGATGCTTTTTGCGGTACCAATACAGACACCAGACTAAAAGTAAGATTCATCGTTGAAGTGGCATGGCAGGCGCATTTCGTTACCAATATGTTTATCCGCCCTTCTCATTACGAACTGGAAAACTTTGGCGAGCCGGATTTCACAGTAATCAACGGTTCCAAAACAACAAACCCGAACTGGGAAGCTCAAGGGCTTAATTCTGAGAACTTTATCATGTTCAACCTTACTGAAAAACTACAGATCATCGGAGGTACATGGTATGGTGGTGAGATGAAGAAAGGGATGTTTGCCATGATGAACTACTATCTTCCTTTAAAAGGAATGGCTTCCATGCACTGCTCTGCCAACGTAGGCGAGGATGGTGATGTGGCACTTTTCTTCGGTCTTTCAGGGACTGGAAAAACAACTTTATCTGCAGATCCTAAGAGATTCCTGATTGGTGACGATGAGCACGGTTGGGATAATAATGGTGTATTTAACTATGAAGGAGGATGTTATGCTAAAGTTATTGATCTTTCAGAAGAAAAAGAACCGGATATTTTCAGAGCGATCAAAAGAGATGCACTTCTTGAAAACGTAGTGGTGCACAACGGAATCGCTGACTATAAAGACGGATCTATCACGGAAAATACAAGAGTATCTTACCCGATTTATCATATCAACAAAATTGTTCTTCCTTCTAAGGCTGGGCATGCGAAAAAAATCGTTTATCTTTCTGCCGATGCATTTGGAGTATTGCCTCCGGTTTCTATTTTAGATGAAAACCAGGCACAGTACCACTTCCTTTGTGGGTACACTTCCAAACTTGCGGGTACAGAAAGGGGAATTACTGAACCGGAACCATCTTTCTCTCCTGCTTTTGGAGAAGCTTTCCTTACCCTTCACCCAACCATGTATTCTAAAACATTGATCGGGAAAATGAAAGAGCACGGAGCTAAAGCTTACCTGGTAAATACAGGATGGAACGGAACTGGAAAAAGAATTTCTCTTAAAGATACAAGAGCTATCATTGATGCAATCATAGACGGTTCTATTGAAAATGCTCCTAAAACTCAGGTTCCGATTATGAACCTTGAAATTCCTACACAGCTTCCGAATGTTTCCGAAGGTATCCTGGATCCTAGAGAAACATACAGCAGTGCTGCAGAATGGGAAGAAAAAGCAAGAGATCTTGCTGCAAGATATATCAAGAACTTTGAACAGTATTGCGATACTGAAGAAGGGAAGAAGCTAATTGCTTCGGGACCACAGCTTCAGCAGCAGACTACTTAA
- a CDS encoding GYDIA family GHMP kinase, protein MSGIFSPGKLMLTSEYFAIDGALVLAVPTKPGQEFFFDEKDNQKSLIFWEAHHQNKLWLRAVIDYKNWQILETNLPSSAEFILKTLKNVQQLSETKFKNNFTYHLKTNLQFPADYGLGSSSTLMTNLAEWADIDPFNLNSISLGGSGYDIAVAKEKSAVLFQSKPVITYEKVDFNPPFKNELIFIHLNQKQDSREGISFYKSKLKSQILVDEFSDITRKVLLCNELENFSELMMIHEQKISKFLEIPTVKERFFADCPVFVKSLGAWGGDFVMSAKFHGYKDYFWGKGFNTVFEWSDIINL, encoded by the coding sequence ATGAGCGGAATATTTTCACCGGGAAAGCTTATGCTTACTTCAGAATATTTCGCAATAGACGGAGCTCTTGTCCTGGCAGTACCCACTAAGCCTGGACAAGAGTTTTTTTTTGATGAAAAAGACAATCAAAAATCATTGATCTTTTGGGAAGCCCATCATCAGAACAAATTATGGCTGAGAGCTGTTATTGATTATAAAAACTGGCAGATCCTCGAAACCAACCTTCCTTCAAGCGCTGAATTTATTCTGAAAACCTTAAAAAACGTTCAGCAGCTTTCCGAAACCAAATTCAAGAACAATTTTACTTATCATCTAAAAACCAATCTCCAGTTCCCTGCAGACTACGGACTGGGGAGCAGCTCCACATTAATGACCAATCTTGCAGAATGGGCGGATATTGATCCTTTCAACCTTAACAGCATCAGCCTTGGAGGAAGCGGTTATGATATTGCAGTTGCCAAAGAGAAATCCGCCGTTCTTTTTCAAAGTAAACCAGTGATTACTTATGAAAAGGTAGATTTCAATCCTCCATTCAAAAATGAACTGATTTTTATTCATTTAAATCAGAAGCAGGATAGCAGGGAAGGTATCAGTTTTTACAAGTCCAAATTGAAGTCCCAAATTCTGGTTGATGAATTTTCGGATATCACAAGAAAAGTTTTGTTATGCAATGAATTGGAAAATTTTTCTGAACTGATGATGATTCATGAGCAAAAAATTTCAAAATTCCTTGAAATTCCCACAGTTAAAGAAAGATTTTTTGCAGATTGTCCTGTTTTCGTTAAAAGTTTGGGGGCCTGGGGGGGAGATTTTGTAATGAGTGCCAAATTTCACGGCTATAAGGACTATTTTTGGGGAAAAGGTTTCAATACTGTTTTCGAATGGTCTGATATAATTAATTTATAA
- the fabD gene encoding ACP S-malonyltransferase, translated as MKALVFPGQGSQFVGMGKELYDSRKDIKDLMESANEILGFDILSLMFNGTDGDLKKTEVTQPSIFIHSVAALKAVNGLGAEMVAGHSLGEFSALVANGVLSFDDGLKLVFERAKAMQEACDANPSSMAAILGLEDAKVEEICAQISGIVVPANYNCPGQLVISGETPAVEEACIKLKEAGAKRALLLPVNGAFHSPLMQPAQERLAAAIEKTKFRKATIPVYQNITTTAVINPEEIKQNLIAQLTGPVKWTQSVQNMIKDGASNFVEVGPGKTLQGLIKKIDPSVDVASAI; from the coding sequence ATGAAAGCACTTGTATTTCCTGGGCAGGGTTCTCAGTTCGTAGGAATGGGAAAAGAATTGTACGATTCTAGAAAAGACATTAAGGACTTAATGGAATCTGCCAATGAAATTTTAGGTTTCGATATTCTTTCCTTGATGTTCAACGGTACGGATGGAGACCTTAAAAAAACAGAGGTTACCCAGCCTTCAATCTTTATACATTCAGTTGCTGCTCTAAAAGCAGTGAACGGTCTTGGAGCTGAAATGGTTGCAGGACATTCTTTAGGCGAATTTTCAGCTTTAGTGGCCAATGGAGTATTATCCTTTGACGACGGTTTGAAGCTGGTATTCGAAAGAGCAAAAGCCATGCAGGAAGCATGTGATGCCAATCCAAGCTCTATGGCTGCAATTTTAGGTCTTGAAGATGCTAAAGTTGAAGAAATCTGTGCACAGATCAGCGGAATTGTAGTGCCTGCCAATTACAACTGCCCCGGGCAATTGGTAATTTCAGGAGAAACACCAGCAGTAGAAGAAGCATGCATAAAGCTTAAAGAAGCAGGAGCAAAAAGAGCCTTATTACTTCCTGTAAACGGAGCCTTCCACTCTCCATTGATGCAGCCGGCACAAGAAAGACTGGCCGCAGCTATTGAAAAAACAAAATTCAGAAAAGCAACTATTCCGGTTTACCAGAATATTACCACTACAGCAGTAATTAATCCTGAGGAGATCAAGCAAAACCTGATTGCTCAGCTCACAGGTCCTGTAAAATGGACGCAGTCTGTTCAGAATATGATCAAAGACGGAGCTTCTAATTTCGTAGAAGTAGGTCCTGGAAAAACACTTCAGGGACTGATCAAGAAAATTGACCCTTCTGTAGATGTTGCCTCTGCAATATAA